In a single window of the Zea mays cultivar B73 chromosome 5, Zm-B73-REFERENCE-NAM-5.0, whole genome shotgun sequence genome:
- the LOC103627448 gene encoding protein ALP1-like translates to MEHAFRGRKSYATQNVMAAVDFDLRFTYVLAGWEGTAHDANVLRDALERVNGLRVPQGKFYLVDAGYGAKPGFLPPFRGVRYHLNEWGNNPVQNEKELFNLRHSSLRVTVERAFGSLKRRFKILDDASPFFPFPTQVDIVVACCIVHNWVIQDGSDEFIIQDSNWPSHSHATSLVGQASEHAAMVALRQGIADQMWTDHQNYNGN, encoded by the exons ATGGAGCATGCCTTTCGTGGTAGGAAGTCCTATGCGACTCAAAATGTAATGGCGGCTGTAGATTTTGATCTACGCTTCACTTATGTGTTGGCTGGTTGGGAGGGAACAGCTCATGATGCTAATGTATTACGAGATGCTTTAGAACGTGTGAATGGCCTTCGCGTTCCACAAG GTAAATTCTACCTAGTTGATGCGGGATATGGAGCAAAACCGGGATTCTTGCCTCCATTTCGTGGTGTGAGATACCATTTAAACGAATGGGGCAATAATCCCGTACAGAACGAGAAAGAGTTGTTTAATCTAAGGCACTCATCTCTTCGCGTCACAGTTGAGCGTGCATTCGGGTCATTGAAGAGAAGATTCAAGATTTTAGATGATGCATCTCCTTTCTTCCCTTTTCCAACACAAGTTGATATTGTTGTTGCTTGTTGTATCGTTCATAATTGGGTCATACAAGATGGGAGTGATGAGTTTATTATACAAGATTCTAATTGGCCTAGTCACAGTCATGCTACATCTTTAGTTGGCCAAGCAAGTGAGCATGCTGCTATGGTTGCTTTGAGGCAAGGAATTGCAGACCAGATGTGGACAGACCATCAGAACTACAATGGAAACTAG
- the LOC103627449 gene encoding uncharacterized protein: MQTIFGNTMATGKFAKDSSAALGEDDEVQNEEVMAHAFTKRMSSCDDNATTSSTSKTRKKAKKRDSEEEGLIAAFRSVGDTLSNAIEKVATGDTDVPDDLFDSLINLPGFEQNHISLYFNYLVAHPHIARAFNKLPFDHKLIWARNFISEKFPGV; encoded by the exons ATGCAAACAATATTTGGAAACACCATGGCCACAGGTAAGTTTGCAAAGGATTCTAGTGCAGCTTTAGGTGAAGATGATGAAGTTCAAAATGAAGAGGTGATGGCACATGCTTTCACTAAAAGGATGTCCAGTTGTGATGATAATGCCACAACATCTTCTACAAGCAAGACCAGGAAGAAGGCAAAAAAACGTGATAGTGAAGAGGAGGGGTTGATTGCTGCATTCAGAAGTGTCGGGGATACCTTATCCAATGCTATTGAGAAGGTTGCCACAGGGGACACTGATGTGCCAGATGATCTTTTTGACAGTTTGATAAACCTTCCAG GTTTTGAGCAGAACCACATATCTCTGTATTTCAATTATCTGGTGGCGCACCCTCACATTGCTAGAGCCTTCAACAAGTTGCCATTCGACCACAAGTTAATCTGGGCTCGCAATTTCATCAGTGAAAAGTTCCCAGGAGTGTGA